The window GCCTGACTCCGCGCAAGCCGGAGGCGAAATTTCCTTCGAAAAAGAATACAGACGGATCATCGACATCGAGAATCAGGTCATGGCTCAACCTGCTTATCGAGAATCAAAAGAACTATTGGATGAAATTGAGCGGTCGCGTGAAACTGTTGTTTCGATAGAAGAGCGATATGCAGATGCCGCGGCCTCTGATGGACCCGAGCCAATCTATCTGCGGGAGGCTGCCCGGATTCGAGCGCGTATCAAACAGTTGGAACGTCGCCTTGCCGAAGCGAAAAAGGCCGTTGCGGATTTTCGAGAAGCCGCAGAGGGTTCAGCTGGAGGAAGGATATTTCCCAACGCCACCCATCGGACGGCAGTATTTACTTACGAGGATCGGCAAGGAAGCGGTCTAGGAGATGCCATCGCGTTCCTTATCTCCAAAAAATTACTCTTCACCGCGCCGGTGCATTCGGTAGCAGTTGTGAACTTTAGGAATGAGCAATTGGCTACTCCGGCTGCTACGGTCGGAGTGGAAAAGGGGGTAACATACTTCGACAAAGTCGATTTAGTGACAAAAAATCAGAATTTTGGCCTCGCAATTTGGGGAAGAATTGCTCGACGTGGCGATGGGTTTAGCATCGACTCTTTCCTTCAAGTGCCGGCGAGCGCCAGCCGGGAAAAGTTTAGCAGCAGCGTTCGTATCCCGACGGCCATGGGCGGCGGAGCATTGTATGCTCGTCTCCGATCAGATCGCGTTCTGATCGGAACAACGTATATGGATGCCAAGTTAGCGCAGAGCCTTAACGAAATTGCGCGCCAGGTCGGTAACTTGCGACGTCAACCGAAAGTCGGTGCACCGGTAGTAGCCAAATTAGAGGGCCTTTATCGTATCACTCAGTATCAGGGCACTTGGGTTGAAATCTTGCTAGCCAACGGTCGTCGAGGCTGGACAAGCATCGATCAGTTTTGCACCGAAGAGTGTCGTTTTTTATTGAAAACGGCGGATTTCACCAACGATATTCTGGCACTCACTGGTGGCGCGCGTCCACGGCGCCTTTTGGAGGGGCTCACACGAGACGCGGACGAAATGCTGCAACAACTTGCAGTGCTTCGAACGCTTCAGGACAGCCCTGACGGAGCTGCGAATATCGCTAAGACTTGGATCGAGGGTAGCAGAACTCCGTCGCCTACGTTTGAAAGCTTGTTGGCTTTGGCAAAGCTCGAGATCGCGCTAAAGCGGGAGCTCGCGCGAGGAAAGAACTTCGAGGACATTCGCCTTCAGGAGCCGGAGGTGCAACCGGTAGTCGATTCTCTCGTGGAAGCTTCTATTGCAAATCCTGGCGACGAAGATGTGCTTTTGAACTTAGCTCATCTTTTCGAGTTCCTGAGCGATCCCACGCGAGCCGCGTTGGCGCGTCAACTTGCGTCACAAGTGACGCGTGCTACTCCATAAAGCTTTGCCCTAAATAACACGGTTCTGAGTGTCTTAAATGCACGATGCCTTCGGCGATGAAAGCTCCGGTGTCGAGCACGCGGCTTACGCCGTGGGCTTGAGCTGCACGAAAGCGGTACCTACCTGACGTGGCAAAATCCGAGCGTCAGACCGTGTCACCCGATTAGACTTCAGGAACGGCTCGTTCCCGTTCTTAAGGCGGGATCGATGAAAGCTGAGAAGCCCGCGCGATTTTGGTCCGCAACTTGGCCGCGCGCTCTGACGATGCGAGGAGCCGCCACTAGGTTTCGGACGCTTCTTTCCCGAGACACCGTTGTTCTGCACCCGAGGATTGTAGTAGCCTGTACCAAGCCCACGACGGGGGGATTGGGCATGCTCAAGGTTGTGGTTGGTGCGATTGTCGCTGCAGTTAGCATGCTGGCGACAAATCCAGCGGTCGCCGAACGCCGCGTCGCCTTGGTAATCGGAAACTCCGCCTATCAGCATGTTTCCAGGTTAGACAACCCCAGCAATGATGCGCGATTGGTTGCCGAAACGCTTCGATCTGTGGGCTTTTCACTAGTGGGCGGAGCAGCACTCCTCTGGACAAGGCCAGCTTCGATAGCGCCATACAGAACTTCGGTAATCAGATTGGCGGAGCCGATGTCGCCTTGTTCTATTTCGCTGGACATGGGGTGCAGGTCCGCGGCTCAAACCATTTGGTATGCCCGGCAATTGGCACCGTTGACCTCCGAAAGCGTTTTGCCGCACCACCATTTATTCAGACGCGCTATCCGCTCGTCGAACTTCGATTTGTTCGCCTGAGTTTCGCGGCGGTCATCGTCATAAACAGAAAGCACGTCCGCAACGTCGATGTCCTCAATATCCTTGAGGCGCCGTGCCGGGGTGTACTTCTCGCCGATGTAAGCGGCTAGGCTCGCGCCCCTGTGTCTTTCTTAGCGAAAAGCGGCGCCGCGTTGTCTACCACTTCTTTCGGGAGCATTTTTAGCTGCTCTGGTTCGAACGGCAGATGAGTGAGATAGTTCGCGACCAGAGCCCCCACGGCTTCCGCCTGTGCTGCATCTCGTTGGCGCTTGAGCGGTTCTCTGTCCGCACGACGGGACAACCAAAGCTTATGGGCGCCCCAAACCCGGGGATCAGGCGCGACGATACGCACGGGTTCACCCTTTTCGTCGATCGCAATCGCCTCGAAAGCCGGAGAATTCTGCAGCCAATCGAGTCCTTCGATTTGAACGGCAGTCAGGTCTTCTGGGTCCGAGCCGATCTTGTCTGGAGCTTTCTTCCAGGGAGGGCTCTGCATAGGCTTGATTAGATCGACGAGATAACCGTCTCGGTTTACAGCGCGGAAAGTCTGCTTGGCACGTTCAAAGCTGGTGTCGACACGTTGGAGTATCTTGAGGAGCGAAGAGTCAGAGACGTCGTCGTCCGCCACGAACGTAAGCCCGCCGCACGCGTCGAACAGAAGATCGATGTCCTCCGTCGTGGCGAGACCCGGATCAATTCTGACGCCGGAAGAGGCTTCATAACCGTAGATCGCGTTCGTTCCGAGAATCCGAATGCCTGAACCCAGCATCCCGAAGCCATCGAGAGCGCGCATGATCCGGGCTCCGATGAGCGGTACACGCCCCAAGCCGAGCACACGATTAACCGCAGCTTGCCGAGCCATCGTGTCGCGCAAGTTCTTCAGTCGGTCCTCTGCCGCAGTGCGCTTGGCCTCAAAATCGGCCTTCATCTTTTCCGTTTCGGGAGAGCGCGCGCCAAGCGAGCTTTGCTTCCGGAGGCCCGCTTTGTCGTAGTAGCTCCGGACTAGGTATTCATGGCCCTTGGACTCTACCCAAGTCAGGGAACCGCGATGAGCGTCGTACGCCTCCTTCGCGTCTCGCAAGGCCTGGAATCGCTGCTGGCTATTGACCACTTCGCGGCGCTGATCGTTGTTAAGCTCTTGAAAATCCATGGTTTCAACACTTCGGTAAGTTTAAGGTCCATACTGTTGAAACCGTATTTATCATTCAAAATCAAAGGTTTCAACAGTTCCGACCCATTGAAAGCCAAACTGTTGAAACCGGGAACTTTTCTCTATCCTCGCGTCCCCTGGTCTTGCTGGTACCCGCCTCCATCGAACCACCGATCCAGCGCCCGTCTATCGGTCTCCTCTTCCGCGCACGCAACATCGCGATCCAATTGATAAATGAGATCTGCCAACTGTCGATCGTCCAGGGAAGGCACCAGGTCGATCGCTTCGTTTTCGATCACCCGCAGGGGGACGCCTTCTTCGTAATGCTTGAAAGCTTCTCTCAAATGCTTCGGCAGCCATCGTTCGTATTTGGCAAGCTCGACCCGGAGAGCACTGTCGTACCGGCCCCGGGCACAACGGCTACGGAGGAGTTCCTGATACTGCTCCGCCCGCTTAGTTCGCGCTCTGGACAGACGCGCTTGCTTGGAGATGGCTCACCGAATTCACGCGCCGCCTCGATCAGCTTTTCGGGATTGCAGTTGTTGTTGGGCTTCCCGTCCACGCGACCGCCTCGGCCGGCTTCGAAGGTGATGACGGCTCGCACACCGGCCGGATTCAAAGACGAGAATGCCAAAGCGCCCCAGCCGCCGCCGGACTGACCGACGACGATCGTTCCGGACGCACTCGCAAGCTTTTGGCCGACGACGTAATCGATCACCCACTGATTGAGCCTGGCGATTGCGATACCGGCCGTTCGAAAGCTTGCGTCGGTGCATTTACCGACGGTGCCGAAATAGGTGCTGAATACGCCTTGGTCCGGCAGATCGATAGCCGAACTGCCGAAGCCCGGCCGGATCGGCACGACAACCAGATGTCCGCGCCTGGCGAACCAGAAGGCG of the Bradyrhizobium sp. WSM1417 genome contains:
- a CDS encoding nucleotidyltransferase domain-containing protein, producing MDFQELNNDQRREVVNSQQRFQALRDAKEAYDAHRGSLTWVESKGHEYLVRSYYDKAGLRKQSSLGARSPETEKMKADFEAKRTAAEDRLKNLRDTMARQAAVNRVLGLGRVPLIGARIMRALDGFGMLGSGIRILGTNAIYGYEASSGVRIDPGLATTEDIDLLFDACGGLTFVADDDVSDSSLLKILQRVDTSFERAKQTFRAVNRDGYLVDLIKPMQSPPWKKAPDKIGSDPEDLTAVQIEGLDWLQNSPAFEAIAIDEKGEPVRIVAPDPRVWGAHKLWLSRRADREPLKRQRDAAQAEAVGALVANYLTHLPFEPEQLKMLPKEVVDNAAPLFAKKDTGARA